In the Arachis stenosperma cultivar V10309 chromosome 8, arast.V10309.gnm1.PFL2, whole genome shotgun sequence genome, agatACAATTAGTTGCTTAAAGCCTTAAAGTGAAATTATGTAAATATGATAAACCATACATAtattctcttttctcttctgTCTATACCAAGAAGGATGGAACATTCATTTAAGTACATTGCAAGTGGCAAGGGATAGGTCAGACAGTGCAAGAATATTTGTATTCTCAGCAAAAATCAAAGATCGAAAGGATGTCTTGAAAAGAGAATAATCTTAACTCTATCTCAAATCATAGCTTCTCCAAGCATGAAAATATGAATGTGATATTCAACATTGGAAAACACAATGCCTTTTAATTTTCAAGTCCATAGGTGCAGTCATCGAATCTTGGTTGAACATATATGaatatataaaatacaaaaagtACTAGAGTGGCATGTATTTAACCCAAACTACTGCAAAACAATTAATAAACAAGTGAGGTACCCAAATTACCAAATGAAACATCATTTTGCTAACAAAATTACcatggaaacataaaaattcaaatcctTAATAGAAACTTTCCCCTCTTTAGGTCAATTTGTCAAATAAGTATAAGCCATTTGGGTATACTAGGAAAATATTTGCTCTTCCATTCGAGTCAATAATTTCTATCTTATCAAGCAAAGTGTTACAACACTTTTCAACTACTAGTCAAGAGGTGATTATCACCTCTACATCGAGACAATCCTTAGATTCTGAGTCACATGGAACAAACGTTGAAGCCTCAAAATCTTTCTGCAATTGATCTGTCGAAAAGAAGCATATTTTTTCAGGTATTTTGTTCAAGTGTTCATCCACATATAATAGATAACTTTCAAAGTTACTTGATACATTAAATTAATATCTAGTAAAGAATCATCACCAGGTATATTGCAGCAACATTTTTCAGGGCACAAGAAAAATGACTTCTGTGAGTTTTCAACACAGGGAGGACCTTCAAATAGAGAATCCCTGCAATATGCAAAATAAGAGATGATGCTGTAAGAAAACAAATAATCATTTCGAACTGAAAATTTCTGTCCTATCATAATCAAGTGAACATTGAACGTCTCTGTCGAGTTACATGTGATAATGCAATGAGAAGTGAAAAATTAAAGCCTTTCCACAACAGAATGATTAAGGAAAATGGGAGCTCTTACCATGCCATAACAGGTTCATGCTTATACAGTTCTGGGAACCATAAGTATGATTGTGTTAGTCCACATTGGCTCCCAGGATAAAGATAAATTTGGCGAAATTTGGAATGCAACAAAAACACCACAGAGCAATTCAATTTGAACTAGTTAAAGCATGTCACAGAATCTAGATGATTAGTCCCAGAGGTTACGCTTATACACAAAAATGTCATCAATCTGTTCAAAACTTGATAGGTCCTGAAGCTCATAATTAGGCTCGTTGTGCGAAAATGCCATTTGTTGAGAAGGTTGTGGTCCACATACACTTGAACTATCCTGCTGAGAAGCTCCGAGATCAATCTtttcaatgaaatatttatcaATGTAACTGAGTTCCACCTCTCTTGCATTAGGGGCACTTAATTCCCATCTCGACCAATTCTCTGGTGAACATGCATTGAATAAATCTTCATATTTGGGAAGAATAAAATCATGAATGCCATGACCATCGTAGCAATCCATAACAAATACTCTGTAGAGTGTTCATAAGTGCAAAGATTAGCCAGTTAAAAAATTGTCTTTATAAATGGAATCATGAAAATATGGACTTCTAGACTCCAAAAACTTGTGGCACTGTCAATCAATACCATAAAAGGAAGgttttaattattctgttagtcCCTATAATTTCAttgaattttcaattagatccctatacttttttttcttttcgatTGAGTCTCTATACCATATCAGATTTTTAAATTAAGTCCCTACTGTGATAAAAACACTGGAATTAACGGAATATTCCGTTAAGCAAAATGAATATGCCTAACACTTGACTGAATATTCTATATAGTTTAACAGAATATTTCGTTAATTTCAACGTTTTTGTCATGTAAGAAATTAGTTACAATATCTGACATGGTAtaaggacctaattgaaaagaaaaaaagtatagagacctaattgaaaattcgatgaaatTATAgagaccaacagagtaattaaacctaaaagGAATTAATGCGCAAGCAGCTCCTACTAAAAGGGGGAtttttggggcattttgtcaaATGTTCATATTTGGAGGATCATAGGTGTATTTCTTTCTTTCGTGTACTAAATTATCAACATCATAAATCCTATGTTCCTTCTACATGCTAAATATACAAATTTCATTATCAAACCTACAAGATTTCATCTCTAGTGTCATAGGAAAAGGTGGCAGACTCCAACTTTTAGAACCCAAAAGTCATGAATGTAAACTTAATTGGGTATACTTGATAATTTTGGATTAAGCTAGTTATATTACattcttataaaaaaattatatttttatgataGATCCATCACTCTATTCTTTTTTATGttgaaaattattaaattaaaaatatgtttCATGAAAAGCTTACACTCCAAAACATAGCACGATACTCCATTCATGATAGTAAAACTGAGAGAATCAAggtttaaaaactaaaaatcttTGAACCGAATTCACAAGCAAGCAACAAAAGGAAACGAATGGAAATAAAAATGACAGAATAAATCAagggagagaaaaaaaaattaagagaaaatcgatgaaacaaaaaaaaacctaaaaacCACATAACTCTCCTATCGTCATAATTTCCAAAGAATCCTCTTTGAACagaaaacatattttaaatataagaTTGATTTCAAAGACTTACCCGCAGAGAATgatagaaaataaagagaactATAGTTGATGAAAGTTGAAAGCTAATAAAGACAGCTGAAGAAAAGTGTAGTGTCAGCAATGAACTTCAGAGTGTTTTCAGCACGCAAAACAGAGGCGGCTCTGGTTTTGTGGACTAGCTACGGTAACTTGTAAGAATTTTTTAGGCACATATATATCAAAAGTCGAAGGTTGAATTAGGAAATGTtcaattcttttttatattattattaataggATATGACACAATATAGGATACgtgaatttaaaatatatataaagtattttttaaataaattataataatagtttaatattaaaatataaattaattttttatttttttaattatataaaatatttaaaatattttttattttaataattaataatatatattatttttaaatttattttaaaaatatatgttaaaaataaagttGGACATActgatatttaaatatatgtttaaatatgtccaaaaattttattttttattaagatatgaTTGAACACAAAAGACACGCATATGAGGCGAGTATTTTCAATAAGTCTCGtattcaaaatgttttcaacaTATAAAAATGATAACATAGCAAAGTGTCATGCTTTGTAATCAAGTCTAttcctaaaattttttaatgaaatactttaatttttattaaattttgatcattaaattaatttttaaatttttatttcgttaaataaataaattctcaTAACAGATTAtttactaaagaaaaaaatttatattaaaattttaaaaaattttagaaactGATCTCTTTATCAAATAAATTATGTGAGTCAATTTgtctaatattttattaaaatttgacataaaaattgatataactaataaaataaaatattaaaaattaatttagtaattaaaaattGTAAAGGTTTAAACTGTCCCACACAAACTTTTTCGAAAACTACTTtggtatattaatttttttaagaaaagaatatagtcttctttctctactttttttattattatatttttatataaatatattttaaagaatTACTGAACATGTGTTTTATTGTCAAATCagtatattttgtttaaaattttcattatcaATTTAAGTTATGATAACAatcttaaatattaaaaattgtgTTATTTATATTACATTTATAATAAACATGAATTATttctagaattttttttattttaaaacgatttaaaatatgatagaaatttagtttttttatatatttttaaataaataatgttatatatccaaattttttatgaattaagtttaatcaagatATAAGAATTAGAATAATACTATTGATAACTATTTTTTGTTGATATTAGACTAGTCTAATtgaatttgattaataaaaagacttagatatataatattattttttttaattatattttatttatatatatttgtattgtAAGAATATTTGAGGCcaatcaatttttatttataaaataaaaataacaaaatgagAAGTACATCATATTTAAGAAGCACATGGTAACTGGTAGTGCCGTAGTGCTAAGATATGCAAAGTATTGATTTTCTATTTTCCATCTCTATCCCTATTCCCTCTAAGGAGTTAAAAAGCAGGAAACACTTGTAAGAAAAGCAAAAGGCGAAAGATAGGGACTTGTTATATAGTTTGTGGCGGAGAATGCTTTGGTTCTGAGACTTGTGGCCTCAAAGCGCTCTACCTAAATCTGTAATCTCAGTGGCACACGTTGCAATACTTCGTCACTGTCTCATTGACTCATTCATTGCTACGTAGGTTGTTTTCATCGCAATCGCttatattcaaaattcaaattggaatagtttttttcctcttttgggAAATACGGCTTCTATTAAGACAAAAGAAATTTAGGGATAAAGTTTAAGGATGAGATATTAAATGCTTAACTATTCATTAATTTTCATGGTATTTATCTtgcctaataataataataataataataataataataataatggaatgtaatttttttcttttaatagtTTGGTCCATTATAGTTTGATTCTTCTTGTAACCATAATTTCAGTTTGATTTTAAGggttttttattaataaattatatatcatatatTAATGATTTTTGGTTAAAATCAG is a window encoding:
- the LOC130943871 gene encoding protein LNK3-like isoform X1; this encodes MDCYDGHGIHDFILPKYEDLFNACSPENWSRWELSAPNAREVELSYIDKYFIEKIDLGASQQDSSSVCGPQPSQQMAFSHNEPNYELQDLSSFEQIDDIFVDSLFEGPPCVENSQKSFFLCPEKCCCNIPDQLQKDFEASTFVPCDSESKDCLDVEEPMFEELDAFEWCSRDETMDEQFSLEESILQNLETVIVQFNEKTRICFRDALNRLARNTKQQAAGENQNQDLYMVKAIPQAVHGLTERSEEKEPMESETNIVDRAVANLLFNKMDLNLQHVFLQQSTRDEK